The nucleotide sequence CTGAACCAAGCCAATGCCAAATTGCAGGAAGAGATTGCCGTACTGAAGGAAGATAAAGACCACGTGTTGAATTCGGTTTCCGTTTGGGAAGAAAAATACAACTCGTTGAAACTTGCAAACTCAATGCTTGGCAGTAATACAAATAAAACTGAAGCTAAGCTTAAAATAAACACATTGATCAGGGAGTTGGACTATTGTATAGCACAACTTTCGGAATAATGTTCAAAAGATAAAATGTCAGAAAAGCTAAAAATAAAGCTTTCTATTGCCGATAGGGTGTACCCTTTGACCATTGATCCAAGCCAAGAAGAAGGCTTGCGAAAGGCGGCGAAGAACATCGAGCAATTGGCGAAAAAGTTTGAACAGAGTTATGCCGTAAGAGACAAGCAA is from Zobellia galactanivorans and encodes:
- a CDS encoding cell division protein ZapA; translated protein: MSEKLKIKLSIADRVYPLTIDPSQEEGLRKAAKNIEQLAKKFEQSYAVRDKQDVLAMCALQFASKIEQRGIDQSEGTQNATERLKALDELITSKLGVK